The proteins below come from a single Notamacropus eugenii isolate mMacEug1 chromosome 7, mMacEug1.pri_v2, whole genome shotgun sequence genomic window:
- the CLDN22 gene encoding claudin-22 — MVLVFRTVAQLVGLSLALLGWILSCLTTYLPQWKNLNLSLNEMENWTMGLWKTCVIQEEGGMQCKDFDSFLALPAELRISRILMFLSNGFGVLGLLTSGLGLDYLRIGGGQRDLKKWLMILGGILLWLSGITALIPVSWVAHITVQEFWDETIPDFVPRWEFGKALFLGWFAGFFLVIGGSLFNCAACSTQTSPSFNHYTVAEIQDSSQNLEMKNTPLTI, encoded by the coding sequence ATGGTTTTGGTTTTCAGAACTGTGGCACAATTAGTTGGACTTTCATTAGCCTTGCTAGGATGGATTTTATCCTGTCTCACAACTTACTTGCCACAGTGGAAGAATCTCAACTTAAGCCTAAACGAAATGGAGAACTGGACCATGGGACTCTGGAAGACTTGTGTCATTCAAGAGGAAGGAGGGATGCAGTGTAAGGATTTTGATTCATTCTTGGCTTTGCCTGCTGAGCTGAGGATCTCTAGGATTTTAATGTTCTTATCAAATGGGTTTGGTGTTCTGGGCCTGCTGACATCCGGGTTGGGTTTGGATTATTTGAGGATTGGAGGAGGGCAAAGGGATCTCAAGAAATGGCTGATGATCCTGGGAGGAATTCTGCTGTGGCTGTCAGGCATTACAGCCCTCATCCCAGTGTCTTGGGTTGCCCACATCACAGTTCAGGAATTTTGGGATGAGACTATTCCAGATTTTGTCCCCAGATGGGAGTTTGGAAAAGCTCTCTTTCTTGGCTGGTTTGCTGGATTTTTCCTTGTTATTGGAGGGTCTTTATTTAATTGTGCAGCCTGTTCTACTCAAACATCTCCATCCTTCAATCATTATACAGTGGCAGAAATTCAAGATTCAAGTCAAAATCTGGAGATGAAAAATACCCCACTGACAATCTAA
- the LOC140514934 gene encoding putative claudin-24 → MVLIIRRVMQLVGLSLSLLGWILSCLTTYLPQWKILNLELNEMENWTMGLWQTCVFQEEVGMQCKDFDSFLALPAELRISRILMFLSNGFGVLGLLVSGFGLDCLRIGEEQGELKKRLMILGGILLWLSGITALIPVSWVAHITVQEFWDETIPDIVPRWEFGVALFVGWVAGFSLLLGGFLLNCAAFSTQASSGHYTVAEMQTRCLHLESGNRS, encoded by the coding sequence ATGGTTTTAATCATCAGGAGAGTAATGCAATTAGTTGGACTTTCATTATCTTTGCTGGGATGGATTTTATCCTGTCTCACAACTTACTTGCCACAATGGAAGATTCTTAACTTAGAGCtaaatgaaatggagaactgGACCATGGGACTCTGGCAGACTTGCGTTTTCCAAGAGGAAGTAGGGATGCAGTGTAAGGATTTTGATTCATTCTTGGCCTTGCCTGCTGAGCTGAGGATCTCTAGAATTTTAATGTTTCTGTCAAATGGATTTGGAGTTCTAGGCCTGCTGGTGTCTGGGTTTGGTTTGGATTGCTTGAGAATTGGAGAAGAGCAAGGAGAGCTCAAGAAAAGGCTGATGATCCTGGGAGGAATTCTGCTGTGGCTGTCAGGCATTACAGCCCTTATCCCAGTGTCTTGGGTTGCCCACATCACAGTTCAGGAATTTTGGGATGAGACCATTCCAGATATTGTCCCCAGATGGGAGTTTGGAGTAGCTCTCTTTGTTGGCTGGGTTGCtggattttctcttctccttggaGGGTTTCTGCTTAACTGTGCAGCCTTTTCAACTCAAGCTTCTTCGGGCCATTACACAGTAGCAGAAATGCAAACTCGCTGTCTACACCTGGAGTCGGGAAACAGATCCTAA